The DNA segment GAAAGATTGTCAGCGCGGTAACCTATCCTGCTATCGTATTGCTTTCTTCTCTTGGTGCAGTTTTCTTTATGATCAAATTTGTGGTACCCATGTTTGCCGATGTCTTTCTTCGCTTTGGAGGCAAATTGCCCTGGATAACAGGGGCAATCATCAGCTTCTCGAATTGGTTTGACCGGTATTTTAGTTTATTCCTGTTGTTTATTATTGTAGTTACAGTTGTCTATTTTCTGAAGAGAAGGAGTCAGTGGTTTAGAAAAATATCTTCTGGTCTGCTTTTGAAAATTCCGGTGTTGGGAGATATTGTAAGGAAAATATACCTGGCCAGGTTTGCCAATACGATGCGTTTATTGGTCAGTACAGACACGCCTTTGTTACGTTCAATTGCACTGGTAAGGCAGATGATCAGTTACTATCCGATTGAAAGCTCGTTGTTGAAGGTGGAGCAGGATATTCTTCAGGGGGAATCCCTACATAAGAGCTTAGCTTCATTTCCCTTTTATCCAGCTAAAATGATCCAGTTAATTAAGGTAGGAGAAGAGGTAAACAGGATGGATTATTTCTTTGAAAAGATTGCCTCACAATATACAGAAGAAGTAGAGTATCGGACCAATACGATTAGCAGTTTACTGGAGCCGTTAATTATTATTTTTCTAGGTTTGGTGGTAGGGGTGATTCTCATTGCAATGTACCTTCCAATGTTCCAAATGAGTAATAGTTTTTGATTTTTTATTTTTCATAAATTATCAATTCTTATTGTGATAATTTACATCTTTGGGCGTAGAATTTGATCCATTGCCTATAACAGAATAGATAAAAAACATGCATTTTATGAAAAATTGCGCTCTTTTTTAATTGTTTAGTTTACGATTCATGGATGTGATGCTGCTGTAAATCAATGCATTGAATGCCATGTTGAATGGGATTCCATTAAGACTAGTAGCCGAATTTGAATGGAACTTAAATCAAAAAACAATAAATAAATACATGAAAACGCTAAGCACAATCTTTTTTATCATTTTCTTTGCATCGACATCCTATTCCAATGCTGCCACTGGTAGTTTTAAGGTAAACGGTGATGGAACTAAATTTTACCCCGTAATTTTTACTGACGGTGGCTGGAATAATAATGTTCCAACAGAATTGTTTCTTGGAAGATCTAACGTTCACACGGATGTATCGTGGTTGGGTTCATTGATCTCAAAATTCACATTTCATACAAGTAGTGGGGGACACCAGTCAAGTTTTATAAATGCTGATATCAGGCAAGGTTATACTTCGTTTATAGCGGGCTGGAAAGATGTTACTGCGGCAGAAAGTCACCAAAGAATTATTATCTGGCTGAAAGGAAATACGACCTATTTTTACAATAGTAACTATGATGTCAGCCCTTTAGTATACGATGGTGTTGCAAATTCCCTCATCTATACAGAGATGAATGCTACCACTTCAACAGCAATACCGCATACTTTT comes from the Pedobacter sp. FW305-3-2-15-E-R2A2 genome and includes:
- a CDS encoding type II secretion system F family protein, which gives rise to MPSIDISQYQKKKRPDFKPEGNDLFAFLNKDISFGSKQVPDKKKESLYVELSTLLLSGIDLRTALELILVDQEQAKDKVLFEGIRARILSGLALSEALKETDRFSDYEFYSIRIGEETGRLGEVLTDLAKYYKSKIQQRRKIVSAVTYPAIVLLSSLGAVFFMIKFVVPMFADVFLRFGGKLPWITGAIISFSNWFDRYFSLFLLFIIVVTVVYFLKRRSQWFRKISSGLLLKIPVLGDIVRKIYLARFANTMRLLVSTDTPLLRSIALVRQMISYYPIESSLLKVEQDILQGESLHKSLASFPFYPAKMIQLIKVGEEVNRMDYFFEKIASQYTEEVEYRTNTISSLLEPLIIIFLGLVVGVILIAMYLPMFQMSNSF